The proteins below come from a single Benincasa hispida cultivar B227 chromosome 4, ASM972705v1, whole genome shotgun sequence genomic window:
- the LOC120075129 gene encoding uncharacterized protein LOC120075129: MLSLNSISQFLVRFVCRCVKSSILHPRPSSLEAKKRKSRGSAMITRSNLVEQLREYQIRSKHEWASVSFFSSTSNITSSRVDVVIFVIWELIILSFLVFSAVSLYFRHMQLAFILVCITMLLLLCMKVTKQVRLARKKKRRMLLPLSM; the protein is encoded by the exons ATGCTCTCTCTCAATTCCATTTCTCAATTCCTTGTTCGATTCGTTTGTCGCTGTGTTAAATCCTCCATTCTCCATCCTCGCCCTTCCTCCCTTGAggcaaagaaaagaaagtctCGGGGTTCAGCCATGATTACTCGATCGAATCTGGTTGAGCAGTTGAGAGAATACCAGATTCGATCCAAGCACGAGTGGGCTTCCgtctccttcttctcttctacCTCTAATATTACGTCCTCCAg GGTGGATGTAGTGATTTTTGTAATATGGGAACTCATAATTCTATCCTTCTTGGTGTTTTCGGCAGTTTCTTTATACTTTCGGCATATGCAGTTGGCTTTTATTTTAGTATGCATCACGATGTTGTtgcttctttgcatgaaagttACAAAGCAAGTGAGATTGgctaggaagaagaaaagaaggatgCTACTTCCATTGTCCATGTGA